One window from the genome of Amycolatopsis sp. NBC_01480 encodes:
- a CDS encoding arabinofuranosidase catalytic domain-containing protein: MLSRPVPRRRRIILAVIALIFGVLTSQPGTAQAAASLPCDIYGSAGASCVAAHSTTRALYSSYNGRLYQVQRASDKATTDVGTLTAGGYANASTQDSFCAGTSCIITVVYDQSPRHNDLTIEGPGTAGGQDVGANAAALPVTAGGHKVYGIYIAPGTGYRHYVGDGVARNGQPEGMYMVASGTHVNGGCCFDYGNVEATINDTGNGHMDAVNLGTTCYFGPCTGIGPWVAGDLENGLFQGHGSNTANHGNATPYVTAMLKNNGQTTFALKGGNSQSGALTTWYDGALPSGGYTPMQQEGSIVLGTGGDNSNASVGSFFEGVMTAGYPTDAADNAVQANVVSVGYAGATGTAPVGGRVLGANGKCMDVNGDDNGGNLTPVQLWDCQANAADQSWSHNPNGSLSTLGRCLDVVGNGTAQGAKLELYDCNGVGGQKWLQQGDGSLRNPQSGRCLDSPDSGAANGTQLQLSDCNGSAAEKFSVTGGGPIVGVGGKCVDVAGDDNGGNDTPVQLWDCQSYAVDQHWFHNPNGSLSTRGRCLDIVGNSTAQGAKVELYDCNGVGGQNWVQQANGSLLNPQSGRCLDSPKGATANGTRLEIWDCNGSAAQYFPLS; the protein is encoded by the coding sequence GTGCTCTCCCGACCAGTCCCCCGCCGGCGAAGAATCATCCTCGCCGTCATCGCGCTGATCTTCGGCGTGCTCACCAGCCAGCCCGGCACCGCGCAAGCCGCCGCCTCGCTCCCGTGCGACATCTACGGCTCCGCCGGCGCCTCGTGCGTCGCCGCGCACAGCACCACTCGCGCGCTCTACAGCTCCTACAACGGGCGCCTGTACCAAGTGCAGCGCGCCTCCGACAAGGCGACCACCGACGTCGGCACGCTCACCGCCGGCGGTTACGCCAACGCGTCCACACAGGACTCCTTCTGCGCCGGGACCAGCTGCATCATCACCGTGGTCTACGACCAGTCCCCGCGGCACAACGACCTGACCATCGAGGGCCCGGGCACGGCCGGCGGCCAGGACGTCGGCGCGAACGCGGCGGCGCTGCCCGTCACCGCGGGCGGGCACAAGGTCTACGGCATCTACATCGCGCCCGGCACCGGGTACCGCCACTACGTCGGCGACGGCGTGGCCCGCAACGGCCAGCCCGAGGGCATGTACATGGTCGCCAGCGGCACCCACGTCAACGGCGGCTGCTGCTTCGACTACGGCAACGTCGAGGCCACCATCAACGACACCGGCAACGGCCACATGGACGCGGTCAACCTCGGCACCACCTGTTATTTCGGGCCGTGCACCGGGATCGGCCCGTGGGTCGCGGGCGATCTGGAGAACGGGCTGTTCCAAGGCCACGGCTCCAACACCGCCAACCACGGCAACGCCACGCCGTACGTCACGGCAATGCTGAAGAACAACGGCCAGACCACCTTCGCACTCAAGGGCGGCAATTCCCAGTCGGGCGCCCTCACCACCTGGTACGACGGTGCCCTGCCCTCGGGCGGGTACACGCCGATGCAGCAGGAGGGCTCCATCGTGCTCGGCACCGGCGGTGACAACAGCAACGCCTCCGTCGGCTCGTTCTTCGAAGGCGTGATGACCGCCGGCTACCCCACCGACGCGGCGGACAACGCGGTGCAGGCCAACGTGGTCTCCGTCGGTTACGCGGGCGCCACCGGCACCGCTCCCGTCGGCGGCCGGGTGCTCGGCGCCAACGGCAAGTGCATGGATGTCAACGGCGACGACAACGGCGGCAACCTGACCCCGGTCCAGCTGTGGGACTGCCAGGCCAACGCCGCGGACCAGTCCTGGTCGCACAATCCGAACGGCTCGCTGTCGACGCTGGGCCGGTGCCTGGACGTCGTCGGCAACGGCACCGCCCAGGGCGCGAAACTCGAGCTGTACGACTGCAACGGAGTCGGCGGCCAGAAGTGGCTCCAGCAGGGCGACGGCTCCCTGCGCAACCCGCAGTCCGGCCGTTGCCTCGACTCCCCGGACAGCGGCGCGGCGAACGGCACCCAGCTCCAGCTGTCGGACTGCAATGGCTCCGCGGCGGAGAAGTTCTCGGTGACCGGCGGCGGCCCGATCGTCGGCGTCGGCGGCAAATGCGTGGATGTCGCGGGCGACGACAACGGCGGGAACGACACTCCCGTCCAGCTGTGGGACTGCCAGTCGTACGCGGTGGACCAGCACTGGTTCCACAATCCGAACGGCTCCCTCTCGACACGAGGCCGGTGCCTCGACATCGTCGGCAACAGCACCGCCCAGGGCGCCAAGGTGGAGCTGTACGACTGCAACGGCGTCGGCGGCCAGAACTGGGTCCAGCAGGCGAACGGCTCCCTGCTCAACCCCCAGTCCGGCCGCTGCCTGGACTCCCCCAAGGGCGCCACCGCCAACGGCACCCGGCTGGAAATCTGGGACTGCAACGGAAGTGCCGCCCAGTACTTCCCGCTGAGCTGA
- a CDS encoding type 1 glutamine amidotransferase domain-containing protein, with product MANVLIPVPARDSDPSEVAVTWRVLTGAGHTVRFATPTGAPAVCDELMVTGRGLDPWGRVPGLRRLVVLGRVLRADAVARAAHRALLDDPAWRKPLAWQEITLDGTEAFDGLVLPGGHRARGMCEYLESPVLQGLVVDAFRRGLPVGAICHGVLLAARSVDPATGRSVLHGRRTTALTWQLERTAWQVARRSRFWDPDYYRTYREEPGQPEGYMSVQQEVTRALAAPADFLDAAGESARKTSGRSRDRPDDDGPAFVVEDGDYVSARWPGDVHTFAAKFATRLG from the coding sequence GTGGCGAATGTGCTGATCCCGGTGCCGGCCCGGGACTCGGACCCGTCGGAGGTCGCGGTCACCTGGCGGGTGCTCACGGGGGCCGGGCACACGGTGCGGTTCGCGACGCCCACAGGTGCGCCGGCCGTCTGCGACGAGCTGATGGTGACCGGCCGCGGGCTCGACCCGTGGGGGCGGGTGCCGGGCCTGCGGCGGCTCGTTGTGCTCGGCCGGGTGCTGCGTGCGGACGCGGTGGCCCGGGCGGCGCACCGTGCGCTGCTTGACGACCCGGCATGGCGGAAACCGTTGGCGTGGCAGGAAATCACGCTCGACGGCACCGAAGCGTTCGACGGGCTGGTCCTGCCGGGCGGGCACCGGGCCCGGGGGATGTGCGAGTACCTGGAGAGCCCGGTGTTGCAGGGGCTGGTCGTCGACGCGTTCCGTCGCGGCCTGCCGGTCGGGGCGATCTGCCACGGGGTCCTGCTGGCCGCGCGCAGCGTCGACCCGGCGACCGGGCGCTCGGTGCTGCACGGCCGCCGGACGACGGCGCTGACCTGGCAGCTGGAGCGCACCGCGTGGCAGGTCGCGCGCCGCAGCCGGTTCTGGGACCCGGACTACTACCGCACCTACCGCGAGGAGCCGGGGCAGCCCGAGGGGTACATGTCCGTGCAGCAGGAGGTGACCCGGGCGCTCGCGGCCCCGGCGGACTTCCTCGACGCCGCGGGCGAATCTGCCCGAAAGACCAGCGGCCGTTCCCGCGATCGCCCTGACGACGACGGCCCGGCCTTCGTCGTCGAGGACGGCGATTACGTCTCGGCCCGCTGGCCCGGCGACGTCCACACGTTCGCCGCGAAGTTCGCCACGCGCCTCGGCTGA
- a CDS encoding SigE family RNA polymerase sigma factor: MEPDAGARWEDEFVAYVAASSAYLRATAFVLCGDWHRADDLLQVTFLKLYRVWPRLVRRGELDGYARRMIVRAFLSENRRKWRSREHLPGELPDGPAAPESDHAQRLSVRAALDGVPPKQRAVLVLRYWDDLSVEETAAVLGCATGTVKSQSARGLATLRKLLDPHQLGYFPSLAPQEERA; this comes from the coding sequence GTGGAGCCGGACGCGGGGGCGCGGTGGGAGGACGAGTTCGTCGCGTACGTCGCGGCTTCCTCGGCCTACCTGCGCGCGACTGCGTTTGTCCTCTGCGGGGACTGGCACCGCGCCGACGATCTGCTGCAGGTCACCTTCCTCAAGCTGTACCGGGTGTGGCCGCGGCTGGTCCGGCGCGGTGAGCTGGACGGCTACGCGCGGCGGATGATCGTGCGCGCGTTCCTGAGCGAGAACCGGCGGAAGTGGCGCTCGCGCGAGCACCTGCCCGGCGAGCTGCCCGACGGGCCGGCGGCGCCGGAATCCGACCACGCCCAGCGCCTTTCCGTGCGCGCGGCGCTCGACGGCGTGCCCCCGAAGCAACGCGCGGTCCTCGTGCTGCGTTATTGGGACGACCTCAGCGTCGAGGAAACCGCCGCCGTCCTCGGCTGCGCGACCGGGACTGTGAAGAGCCAGTCCGCGCGCGGCCTGGCGACGCTGCGCAAGCTCCTCGACCCCCATCAGCTCGGGTACTTCCCCAGCCTCGCACCCCAGGAGGAGCGCGCATGA
- a CDS encoding family 78 glycoside hydrolase catalytic domain: MLPSHLWRTTAAALAAVLALSAASAPPAGAAPPVQLTGAHWVWYPEGSPRVAAPAANRYFRKAFTVPAGAVSDARFVVTGDDLVDVWLNGTPLASSARTEGAWRTAMSVDLRPALRPGANTIAVSVRNTGGAAGLLGHLRVTTGAGTTDLITDGSWKTAKTVPEGWEQPTFADAGWTSARDLGVYGTAPWARTIAVPDPNAASPLMVANGTVNQQSSPLGIDPAQARFGWQLGSGTAAERQSAYQIVVSAKGRDVWDSGRVESAQQADVAYGGPALTSLTAYTWRVRAWDSQGRAGRWSATQRFETGLAAPATEWTGAFIGRAGTGPDLAGASWIWYPEGDPAGGIPPATRFFRRTLDLATAPSKATLVVTGDDSATVWVNGVQVSASPRVTDSWKQAAVVDLGGKLTAGTNTIAVQSENTTQSPAGLIAKLTVPGGPTVVTDGGWKANQTGPDGWEKSGFDDSAWTAARAVAAYGTGPWGTNVTVSSPAPLLRKGFTVTKPVATARLLTTALGLQETRLNGAKVGQDVLAPGWTDYTKRLQYKVYDVTGQIRQGENALGASLGNGWYSGSLGIAGSQRYGTQPWYSAQLELTYTDGSSSVVATDGSWKTVDGPIRADDLYQGETYDARQDVAGWDSPGFDDQAWANAGVRTGAKPNLVSQVDNGVTVQQDFHPVAITQPKPGVWVLDMGQNFSGWNRLSVTGPAGTTVTMRHAEVLNPDGTIYTANLRAAQATDRFTLAGTGKPETYEPRFTVHGYRYVELTGLPSAPTADTVTGRAMWTTGAQTGTFTSSNPMVNQLQHNILWGERSNMLSIPSDCPQRDERLGWTGDIGIFAGTSTFNLDVHNFLGKFADDLVDAQHDDGSFTDVAPGVLSGSGTAGWGDAGVIVPYTLWQRYGDTSVITEHFDAMVKWVEYLRATSGSDLIRDHPTYGDWLNVNDNTAQDVVSTAFFAWSARLVSRMAAATGHTAEATKYGTLADQVGAAFTAKFVAADGTVGANTQTAYVLALAFGLLPADRVQASADKLAAKVAATGGHLSVGFLGVENLLPVLADHGHADVAYQVLLQPDFPGWGYMIGHGATTIWERWDGIKPDGSFNDPGMNSFNHYGLGSVGDFLYREVGGLSAAGPGYSSLLVAPRPGGGLTSAKSAYQTPYGAASSEWSVSGGKLTLRVTVPAGASATVKVPTSRPDAIGYPAAAVPSAPGTFFVPGGSYVFSAPA; encoded by the coding sequence ATGCTGCCCTCGCACCTCTGGCGAACGACCGCCGCCGCGCTTGCCGCGGTATTGGCCCTGTCCGCCGCCTCCGCCCCGCCTGCCGGTGCCGCGCCGCCGGTCCAGCTCACCGGCGCGCACTGGGTCTGGTACCCGGAAGGCTCGCCCCGCGTCGCCGCGCCCGCCGCGAACCGGTACTTCCGCAAGGCGTTCACCGTGCCCGCGGGCGCGGTCAGCGACGCCCGCTTCGTGGTGACCGGCGACGACCTGGTGGACGTCTGGCTGAACGGCACGCCGCTCGCCTCCTCGGCCCGCACCGAAGGCGCGTGGCGGACCGCGATGTCGGTCGACCTGCGGCCCGCGCTTCGCCCTGGCGCCAACACGATCGCCGTCTCCGTGCGCAACACCGGCGGGGCGGCCGGGCTGCTCGGGCACCTGCGGGTCACCACCGGCGCGGGCACGACGGACCTGATCACCGACGGCAGCTGGAAGACCGCGAAGACGGTGCCCGAGGGCTGGGAGCAGCCCACCTTCGCCGACGCGGGCTGGACGAGCGCCCGTGACCTCGGCGTCTACGGCACCGCTCCGTGGGCCCGCACCATCGCGGTCCCCGATCCCAACGCGGCGTCACCGCTGATGGTCGCGAACGGGACCGTCAATCAGCAGAGCAGCCCGCTCGGTATCGATCCCGCGCAGGCGCGGTTCGGCTGGCAGCTGGGATCCGGGACGGCGGCGGAACGACAGTCCGCGTACCAGATCGTGGTGTCCGCGAAAGGGCGCGACGTCTGGGACAGCGGCCGGGTCGAGTCCGCGCAGCAGGCCGACGTGGCGTACGGCGGGCCCGCGCTGACGTCGCTGACCGCGTACACCTGGCGCGTGCGGGCGTGGGACAGCCAGGGCCGCGCCGGTCGCTGGAGCGCGACGCAACGGTTCGAGACCGGTCTGGCCGCGCCGGCCACGGAGTGGACGGGTGCGTTCATCGGCCGCGCCGGCACCGGCCCGGACCTCGCCGGGGCGAGCTGGATCTGGTACCCGGAGGGCGATCCGGCGGGCGGGATCCCGCCTGCGACGCGCTTCTTCCGCCGCACCCTCGACCTGGCCACGGCGCCGTCGAAGGCCACGCTCGTGGTGACCGGCGACGACAGCGCCACTGTCTGGGTCAACGGCGTGCAGGTCAGCGCGTCGCCTCGCGTCACGGATTCGTGGAAGCAGGCCGCCGTGGTGGACCTCGGCGGGAAGCTGACCGCCGGGACCAACACCATCGCGGTGCAGAGCGAAAACACCACACAGAGCCCGGCCGGGCTGATCGCCAAGCTGACCGTGCCCGGCGGACCCACCGTGGTCACCGACGGCGGCTGGAAGGCGAACCAGACCGGCCCGGACGGCTGGGAGAAGAGCGGCTTCGACGACAGCGCGTGGACCGCGGCGCGCGCGGTGGCCGCGTACGGCACCGGCCCGTGGGGCACGAACGTGACCGTCAGCTCCCCCGCACCGTTGCTGCGCAAGGGTTTCACCGTCACCAAACCGGTCGCCACCGCGCGGCTGCTGACCACCGCGCTGGGCCTGCAGGAAACCCGGCTCAACGGCGCGAAGGTCGGCCAGGACGTGCTCGCCCCGGGCTGGACCGACTACACGAAACGCCTGCAGTACAAGGTTTACGACGTCACCGGGCAGATCCGCCAGGGCGAGAACGCGCTCGGCGCCTCACTCGGCAACGGCTGGTACTCCGGCAGCCTCGGCATCGCCGGCTCCCAGCGTTACGGCACCCAGCCGTGGTACTCGGCGCAGCTGGAGCTGACCTACACCGACGGCAGCAGTTCCGTCGTCGCCACCGACGGCAGCTGGAAGACGGTCGACGGGCCGATCCGCGCCGACGACCTCTACCAGGGCGAGACCTACGACGCCCGCCAGGACGTCGCGGGCTGGGACAGTCCCGGGTTCGACGACCAGGCCTGGGCGAACGCCGGGGTGCGTACCGGAGCGAAGCCGAACCTGGTGTCCCAAGTGGACAACGGCGTGACCGTGCAGCAGGACTTCCACCCGGTCGCCATCACCCAGCCCAAACCGGGCGTCTGGGTGCTCGACATGGGCCAGAACTTCAGCGGCTGGAACCGGCTCTCGGTGACCGGGCCGGCGGGCACCACCGTGACCATGCGCCACGCCGAGGTGCTCAACCCGGACGGCACGATCTACACCGCCAACCTGCGCGCGGCCCAGGCCACCGACCGGTTCACCCTGGCGGGCACCGGGAAACCGGAGACCTACGAGCCGCGGTTCACCGTGCACGGCTACCGGTACGTCGAGCTGACCGGCCTGCCCTCGGCGCCCACCGCGGACACCGTCACCGGGCGCGCGATGTGGACCACCGGCGCGCAGACCGGCACGTTCACCTCGTCGAACCCGATGGTGAACCAGTTGCAGCACAACATCCTCTGGGGTGAGCGCTCGAACATGCTGTCCATCCCGAGCGACTGCCCGCAGCGCGACGAGCGGCTGGGCTGGACCGGCGACATCGGCATCTTCGCCGGCACCTCGACGTTCAACCTCGACGTGCACAACTTCCTCGGCAAGTTCGCCGACGACCTGGTCGACGCCCAGCACGACGACGGCTCGTTCACCGACGTGGCGCCGGGCGTGCTGAGCGGCTCCGGCACGGCGGGCTGGGGCGACGCGGGCGTCATCGTGCCGTACACCCTGTGGCAGCGCTACGGCGACACCAGCGTGATCACCGAGCACTTCGACGCGATGGTCAAGTGGGTCGAGTACCTGCGCGCCACCTCGGGCAGCGACCTGATCCGCGACCACCCGACCTACGGTGATTGGCTCAACGTCAACGACAACACCGCGCAGGACGTCGTCTCCACCGCGTTCTTCGCGTGGTCGGCGCGGCTCGTTTCGCGGATGGCGGCGGCCACCGGCCACACCGCCGAAGCGACGAAGTACGGCACGCTGGCCGATCAGGTCGGCGCGGCGTTCACCGCGAAGTTCGTCGCCGCGGACGGGACGGTCGGGGCCAACACCCAGACCGCGTACGTGCTGGCGCTCGCCTTCGGTCTGCTCCCGGCGGACCGCGTCCAGGCATCGGCGGACAAGCTGGCGGCGAAGGTCGCGGCCACCGGCGGGCACCTGAGCGTCGGGTTCCTCGGCGTGGAGAACCTGCTGCCGGTGCTGGCCGACCACGGTCACGCCGACGTCGCGTACCAGGTGCTGCTGCAGCCGGACTTCCCCGGCTGGGGCTACATGATCGGGCACGGCGCGACCACGATCTGGGAGCGCTGGGACGGCATCAAGCCGGACGGCTCGTTCAACGACCCGGGCATGAACTCGTTCAACCACTACGGCCTCGGCTCGGTGGGCGACTTCCTCTACCGCGAGGTCGGCGGCCTGTCCGCGGCCGGCCCGGGCTACTCGTCGCTCCTGGTGGCGCCGCGGCCCGGCGGTGGCCTCACCTCGGCGAAGTCGGCGTACCAGACCCCGTACGGCGCCGCGTCCAGCGAATGGTCGGTCTCGGGCGGGAAGCTCACCCTGCGTGTGACGGTCCCGGCCGGGGCCTCGGCCACGGTGAAGGTGCCGACCAGCCGCCCGGACGCGATCGGCTACCCGGCCGCGGCGGTGCCCTCGGCGCCCGGCACGTTCTTCGTGCCCGGCGGTTCGTACGTGTTCAGCGCCCCGGCGTGA
- a CDS encoding TetR/AcrR family transcriptional regulator, protein MTRSPGTASPRRWTRSRAAGVGPGTLYRHFPTRDELVLAVMDDGLTDLYRLGVELLDEPDQLKVVHRWLDAYIEQSGKYQGLARTLANPPAAADEQSTCWRAILVGMNLISRAAGTGALRPDTDSNDVRHLAAAIAWVDGQLPPDPDRRARLVQTVLDGIRPH, encoded by the coding sequence GTGACGCGTTCGCCCGGCACGGCGTCACCGCGTCGCTGGACGAGGTCGCGCGCGGCCGGCGTAGGGCCCGGCACGCTGTACCGCCATTTCCCGACCCGGGACGAGCTGGTCCTGGCGGTGATGGACGACGGGCTGACCGACCTGTACCGGCTCGGCGTCGAGCTGCTCGACGAGCCGGATCAGCTGAAGGTGGTCCACCGCTGGCTGGACGCCTACATCGAGCAGAGCGGCAAATACCAGGGTTTGGCCCGGACGTTGGCGAATCCGCCGGCCGCCGCGGACGAGCAGAGCACCTGCTGGAGGGCGATCTTGGTGGGCATGAACCTGATCAGCCGCGCGGCCGGGACCGGCGCCCTGCGCCCGGACACCGACTCGAACGACGTGCGGCACCTGGCCGCCGCCATCGCCTGGGTCGACGGGCAGCTGCCGCCCGATCCGGACCGGCGGGCCCGGCTGGTGCAGACGGTGCTCGACGGGATCCGGCCCCACTGA
- a CDS encoding MGH1-like glycoside hydrolase domain-containing protein has protein sequence MLLASALLLPVSGAAATPATGGTSFLNHAALLGNTEDPAWYEANIPFLDVPDQQIQSVYYYRWQTYREHLVYTGPVYGWMSSEFLQPADYGAPYGGIDAAAGHQITEGRWLRDQQYVKDDIDYWLAGPGQFPKPRNDNVNPDTDDWAHEYSFWAASAVWQQYLAAGDLGFTAAEQQALIKQYNGWDSHYDTSLGLYWQVPVWDATEFTPSSYESGDGYRGGVGFRPTINAYQYGDATAIAQIAALTGDSATASDFTGRAASLRSAVQSQLWDPSRQFFYGMPRDNNPSHALTGTREEMGFVPWMFDLPQTADTGAFAQLKDPGGFAAPFGPTTAERRSPWFMHEAADCCRWDGPSWPYETSQTLTGAANLLQDYPPQSTFTAADYLSLLHTYAATQYRDGQPYVAEAHDPDQDRWIYDGHAHSEDYNHSTYNDNVISGLIGLRGQSGNTLTLKPLAPASWDYFALENTPYHGHNVTVLWDRTGSRYGQGAGLHVYVDGAQVAQQPGLEPLTVPVGPAVTQPDPSTVDIAANGQRFGYGPQPSASYTSPYDNVWNAVDGIVYRTAVPQNSRWTSYGSPNPTDSYQLDFHRGISTGDVRLWFYDDGGGVSTPASYDLQYDTGNGWATVPGQSRSPATVNGPTDITFPALTTSRLRVVAPNAGGGTGWGLQEFEVHSAPVFQLSNVNSGLLMGVSDMSTQDNAPVVQFQDNGTPDHLWQLVPAGGGQYKIRNGHSGLVLGVDGMSTQDSAAIVQFHDTGTPDHLWTLIDAGGGQFKIRNAHSGLLLGVAGMSTQDSAPVVQFQDNGTPDHLWQLLPAA, from the coding sequence GTGCTGCTGGCGTCAGCCCTCCTGCTCCCCGTCTCCGGCGCCGCCGCCACCCCGGCCACCGGCGGCACCTCGTTCCTGAACCACGCCGCCCTGCTCGGCAACACCGAAGACCCCGCCTGGTACGAGGCGAACATCCCGTTCCTCGACGTGCCCGACCAGCAGATCCAGTCCGTCTACTACTACCGCTGGCAGACCTACCGCGAGCACCTCGTCTACACCGGCCCGGTGTACGGCTGGATGTCCAGCGAGTTCCTGCAGCCCGCCGATTACGGCGCCCCGTACGGCGGCATCGACGCCGCGGCCGGGCACCAGATCACCGAGGGCCGCTGGCTGCGTGACCAGCAGTATGTGAAGGACGACATCGACTACTGGCTCGCCGGCCCCGGCCAGTTCCCCAAGCCCCGCAACGACAACGTCAACCCCGACACCGACGACTGGGCGCACGAGTACAGCTTCTGGGCCGCGAGCGCCGTCTGGCAGCAGTACCTCGCTGCGGGCGACCTCGGCTTCACCGCCGCCGAGCAGCAGGCACTCATCAAGCAGTACAACGGCTGGGACAGCCATTACGACACGAGCCTCGGCCTCTACTGGCAGGTCCCGGTGTGGGACGCGACGGAGTTCACCCCCTCGTCCTACGAATCCGGCGACGGCTACCGCGGCGGCGTCGGCTTCCGGCCGACCATCAACGCCTACCAGTACGGCGACGCCACGGCCATCGCGCAGATCGCCGCGCTCACCGGCGACTCCGCGACCGCGAGCGACTTCACCGGCCGCGCCGCGAGCCTTCGTTCCGCCGTGCAATCGCAGCTGTGGGACCCGTCGCGGCAGTTCTTCTACGGCATGCCCCGCGACAACAACCCGTCCCACGCCCTGACCGGCACGCGCGAGGAAATGGGTTTCGTGCCATGGATGTTCGACCTGCCCCAGACCGCCGACACCGGGGCCTTCGCCCAGCTCAAGGATCCCGGGGGGTTCGCCGCCCCGTTCGGCCCGACCACCGCCGAGCGGCGCAGCCCGTGGTTCATGCACGAGGCCGCGGACTGCTGCCGCTGGGACGGCCCGTCCTGGCCGTACGAAACCTCGCAGACCCTGACCGGCGCCGCGAACCTGTTGCAGGACTACCCGCCGCAGTCCACTTTTACCGCCGCCGACTACCTCTCACTGCTGCACACGTACGCGGCGACACAGTACCGCGACGGCCAGCCCTACGTCGCCGAGGCGCACGACCCCGACCAGGACCGGTGGATCTACGACGGGCACGCCCACAGCGAGGACTACAACCACTCCACCTACAACGACAACGTCATCTCCGGCCTGATCGGGCTGCGCGGCCAGTCCGGCAACACCCTCACGCTCAAGCCGCTCGCCCCGGCGAGCTGGGACTACTTCGCGCTGGAAAACACGCCGTACCACGGGCACAACGTCACCGTCCTGTGGGACCGCACCGGCTCGCGCTACGGCCAGGGCGCGGGTCTGCACGTCTACGTGGACGGCGCCCAGGTCGCGCAGCAGCCCGGGCTGGAACCGCTCACGGTGCCCGTCGGGCCGGCCGTGACCCAGCCCGATCCGTCCACAGTGGACATCGCCGCGAACGGTCAGCGGTTCGGCTACGGGCCGCAGCCCAGCGCGTCCTACACCTCTCCGTACGACAACGTGTGGAACGCCGTGGACGGCATCGTCTACCGCACCGCGGTGCCGCAGAACAGCCGGTGGACCAGCTACGGCTCTCCCAACCCCACCGACAGCTACCAGCTCGACTTCCACCGCGGGATCTCGACCGGCGACGTCCGGCTGTGGTTCTACGACGACGGCGGCGGGGTGAGCACACCCGCGTCGTACGACCTGCAGTACGACACCGGCAACGGCTGGGCCACCGTGCCCGGCCAGTCCCGTAGCCCGGCCACAGTGAACGGCCCGACCGACATCACCTTCCCCGCGCTGACCACCAGCCGGCTGCGGGTCGTCGCACCGAACGCCGGCGGCGGCACCGGCTGGGGGCTGCAGGAGTTCGAGGTGCACAGCGCGCCCGTCTTCCAGCTGTCGAACGTCAACAGCGGTCTGCTGATGGGCGTCTCGGACATGTCCACTCAGGACAACGCCCCGGTGGTCCAGTTCCAGGACAACGGCACCCCGGACCACCTCTGGCAGCTGGTCCCGGCCGGGGGCGGGCAGTACAAGATCCGCAACGGCCACAGCGGGCTCGTGCTCGGCGTCGACGGCATGTCCACCCAGGACAGCGCCGCGATCGTGCAGTTCCACGACACCGGCACCCCCGACCACCTCTGGACGCTCATCGACGCGGGCGGCGGGCAGTTCAAGATCCGCAACGCGCACAGCGGACTGCTGCTCGGCGTCGCCGGAATGTCCACCCAGGACAGTGCCCCCGTCGTCCAGTTCCAGGACAACGGCACCCCCGACCACCTCTGGCAGTTGCTGCCGGCGGCCTGA